A stretch of Sphingorhabdus sp. YGSMI21 DNA encodes these proteins:
- a CDS encoding amidohydrolase family protein — protein sequence MLKFISSIGAALALLLASGAQAEEAPATLPYPEVTVFEAAKIITMEPGYPEARYVATADGIILGLGQTLEDLEAWTRDREVTVDRQFARQILMPGFIEPHVHPMQTIMMLPMPFISPEEWKLPGKTYPAARGKAQYEERLRAELAKSDDALFITWGHHKLFHGDMDRAELDRIAPDRPVVIWQRSFHEIIANSKALTLLGIGDEAAFTAAFSKPNIDPGHADYASGIIHETALFNGIEMLRPYLFSPAKVQQGLADMRQMMLENGVTTSADLAFGGFGGPAMESALFKSLYDQPTTPSRILAIPVAPLVTGDPNVWLKDMKARYDSPKFFFSNRVKLFADGAFFAQYMQMNPPGYSDGHEGKWLTEPEELLKQTERFWDAGWNLHTHVNGDRGLDVVLDITEKLALRNGQHIIMEHLGYSTEAQNRRIGEMGLYVSAQPNYIRILGDAYAKTGMGPDRAAQMSRLGSLERKGVPLGLHSDFNMAPIDPLYLAWVASNRITLDGNVKAPKERLSLDKALRAITVEAAQVIGLDAMVGSIATGKKADFTVLDRDPYAGGAAKLQEVGIKGVIFEGRWFPAE from the coding sequence ATGCTGAAATTCATATCGTCCATCGGGGCCGCGCTGGCGCTGCTGTTGGCCAGTGGCGCGCAGGCCGAAGAGGCCCCCGCTACCCTCCCCTATCCCGAAGTGACGGTGTTCGAAGCCGCCAAGATCATCACCATGGAGCCGGGCTATCCCGAGGCCCGCTATGTCGCCACCGCTGACGGCATCATCCTCGGGCTTGGCCAGACATTGGAAGATCTGGAAGCATGGACGAGGGACCGGGAGGTCACCGTCGACCGGCAGTTTGCCAGGCAGATCCTGATGCCCGGCTTCATCGAGCCGCATGTCCATCCGATGCAGACGATCATGATGCTGCCGATGCCGTTCATCAGTCCCGAGGAGTGGAAGCTCCCCGGCAAGACCTATCCGGCGGCCCGCGGCAAGGCGCAATATGAAGAGCGGCTGCGCGCGGAATTGGCCAAGAGCGACGACGCCCTGTTCATCACCTGGGGCCATCACAAGCTGTTCCACGGCGACATGGACCGCGCCGAACTCGACCGCATCGCGCCCGACCGGCCGGTGGTGATCTGGCAGCGCAGCTTCCACGAGATCATCGCCAACAGCAAGGCGCTGACCCTGCTCGGCATCGGCGACGAAGCGGCGTTCACCGCCGCGTTCAGCAAGCCCAATATTGACCCCGGCCATGCCGACTATGCCAGCGGCATCATCCACGAAACCGCCTTGTTCAACGGCATCGAAATGCTCCGCCCCTATCTCTTCTCGCCCGCCAAGGTGCAGCAGGGTCTGGCCGACATGCGCCAGATGATGCTGGAAAATGGCGTCACCACGAGCGCCGATCTGGCATTTGGTGGCTTTGGCGGACCGGCGATGGAGTCGGCTCTGTTCAAGAGCCTCTACGATCAGCCGACCACGCCTTCGCGAATTCTCGCCATCCCCGTTGCGCCGCTGGTGACCGGCGATCCCAATGTCTGGCTCAAGGATATGAAAGCCAGATATGACAGCCCCAAATTCTTCTTCTCCAACCGGGTGAAGCTGTTCGCCGACGGCGCCTTTTTCGCCCAATATATGCAGATGAACCCGCCCGGCTACAGCGACGGCCACGAGGGCAAGTGGCTGACCGAACCGGAAGAGTTGCTCAAGCAGACCGAGCGTTTCTGGGACGCCGGCTGGAACCTGCACACCCATGTCAACGGCGATCGTGGCCTCGATGTGGTGCTCGACATCACCGAAAAGCTCGCCCTGCGCAACGGCCAGCATATCATCATGGAGCATCTCGGCTATTCGACCGAGGCGCAGAACCGGAGGATCGGCGAGATGGGCCTCTATGTCTCCGCCCAGCCCAATTATATCCGCATCCTCGGCGATGCCTATGCGAAGACCGGCATGGGCCCCGACCGTGCCGCGCAGATGAGCCGGCTCGGTTCACTCGAGCGCAAGGGCGTGCCGCTCGGCCTGCACAGCGACTTCAACATGGCGCCGATCGACCCGCTCTATCTCGCCTGGGTGGCGAGCAACCGGATCACCCTCGACGGCAATGTGAAAGCACCGAAGGAGCGGCTCTCGCTCGACAAGGCGCTGCGCGCAATCACCGTCGAGGCGGCGCAGGTGATTGGCCTCGATGCGATGGTCGGCAGTATCGCCACCGGCAAGAAAGCCGATTTCACTGTGCTCGACCGCGATCCCTATGCCGGCGGCGCGGCGAAGCTGCAGGAGGTCGGGATCAAGGGCGTGATATTCGAGGGGCGCTGGTTCCCGGCGGAATAG
- a CDS encoding DMT family transporter, whose protein sequence is MSNDGAAGQNRPMAGILTRLAAMLSLAVMFAFVKLAGEQGVHVTESLFYRQLIAMPLICFLIMRSREGWPSIVSNKHKLHILRSALGIFAMGLNFWAMTLLPLADATTISFTVPIFATLFAAMFLREKVGIRRWSAILIGFVGVLIVVQPGGSLIPAFGAAVALGGALVTAAVTMVIRMLGRTETSVVTIFWFSVYTLPALTVCAFIYGGGHDAKTWGYLLGIGIFGALGQLCITQSLRYAPVSTIVPMDYSALIWASFFGIVIFDQYPGLSIWLGAPVIIGSGLFIAWREHVKASKLTVAKAAPSA, encoded by the coding sequence ATGAGCAATGACGGTGCCGCCGGACAGAACCGGCCGATGGCAGGAATTCTCACGCGTCTGGCCGCGATGCTCTCGCTTGCGGTCATGTTCGCCTTCGTCAAACTGGCCGGCGAACAGGGCGTGCATGTCACCGAAAGCCTGTTTTACCGCCAGCTGATCGCCATGCCGCTGATCTGCTTTCTGATCATGCGGAGCCGGGAGGGCTGGCCGTCGATCGTCTCGAACAAGCACAAGCTCCATATCCTGCGCTCGGCTCTCGGCATTTTCGCAATGGGTCTAAACTTCTGGGCGATGACCCTGCTGCCCCTCGCCGACGCCACGACGATCAGCTTCACCGTGCCCATTTTCGCGACCCTGTTCGCCGCGATGTTCCTGCGGGAAAAGGTGGGCATCAGGCGCTGGTCGGCGATCCTGATCGGCTTTGTCGGTGTGCTGATCGTGGTCCAGCCGGGCGGATCGCTGATCCCCGCCTTCGGCGCAGCGGTGGCGCTTGGCGGCGCGCTGGTCACGGCGGCGGTCACCATGGTCATCCGCATGCTCGGCCGCACAGAGACCAGCGTCGTCACAATCTTCTGGTTCTCGGTCTACACCCTGCCCGCGCTCACCGTCTGCGCCTTCATCTACGGCGGCGGCCATGACGCCAAGACCTGGGGCTATTTGCTCGGCATCGGCATATTCGGCGCACTGGGGCAGCTGTGCATCACCCAGTCGCTGCGCTACGCGCCGGTCTCGACGATTGTGCCGATGGACTATAGCGCGCTGATCTGGGCAAGCTTCTTCGGCATCGTCATCTTCGACCAATATCCCGGCCTGTCGATCTGGCTCGGCGCACCGGTTATCATCGGCTCGGGCCTGTTCATCGCCTGGCGCGAACATGTCAAGGCGAGCAAGCTGACGGTTGCCAAGGCAGCGCCGAGCGCATAA
- a CDS encoding CoA-acylating methylmalonate-semialdehyde dehydrogenase codes for MRTVTHVLASGGTAAAARQSDIFDPNNGGIQGKVDLGDAAVLDKAVEAALAAQPAWAATNPQRRARVMFKFKELVEANMDELAHMLSIEHGKVIADSKGDIQRGLEVIEFCCGIPHVLKGEYTQGAGPGIDVYSMRQPIGIGAGITPFNFPAMIPMWMFGPAIATGNAFILKPSERDPSVPVRLTELMLEAGLPEGILQCLHGDKEMVDAILDHPAIGGISFVGSSDIAHYVYQRGVAAGKRVQAMGGAKNHGIVLPDADLDQVVNDLSGAAFGSAGERCMALPVVVPVGEDTADRLREKMIPAMEALRVGISTDEEAHYGPVVNPAHKQRVENWIQTGVDEGAELVVDGRGFSLQGHEDGCFIGPSLFDHVKPEMESYKEEIFGPVLQIVRAKNFEEALALPSHHQYGNGVAIFTRNGHAAREFASRVNVGMVGINVPIPVPVAYHSFGGWKRSAFGDTNQHGMEGVKFWTKVKTITQRWPDGTADGGNKDAFVIPTMG; via the coding sequence ATGCGCACTGTTACCCATGTCTTGGCTTCCGGAGGAACCGCAGCAGCGGCCCGCCAGAGCGATATTTTCGATCCCAATAATGGCGGTATCCAGGGCAAGGTCGATCTCGGCGATGCGGCGGTGCTCGACAAGGCGGTGGAGGCGGCGCTCGCGGCTCAACCGGCCTGGGCGGCCACCAACCCGCAGCGGCGCGCACGGGTGATGTTCAAGTTCAAGGAACTGGTCGAGGCCAATATGGACGAGCTCGCCCATATGCTATCGATCGAACATGGCAAGGTAATCGCGGATTCCAAGGGCGATATCCAGCGCGGCCTGGAAGTGATCGAATTCTGCTGCGGTATTCCGCACGTTTTGAAGGGCGAATATACCCAGGGTGCAGGCCCCGGCATTGACGTCTACTCGATGCGCCAGCCGATTGGCATCGGCGCCGGCATCACCCCGTTCAACTTCCCGGCGATGATCCCGATGTGGATGTTCGGCCCGGCGATCGCGACCGGCAATGCCTTCATCCTGAAACCATCCGAACGCGATCCTTCGGTGCCGGTGCGGCTGACCGAACTGATGCTCGAAGCGGGTCTCCCCGAAGGCATTTTGCAATGTCTGCATGGTGACAAGGAAATGGTCGATGCCATTCTTGATCATCCTGCCATTGGCGGCATCAGCTTCGTCGGTTCCTCCGATATCGCCCATTACGTCTATCAGCGCGGTGTCGCTGCCGGCAAGCGGGTGCAGGCCATGGGTGGCGCGAAAAACCATGGTATTGTTCTTCCCGATGCCGATCTTGACCAGGTCGTCAACGATCTGTCGGGCGCGGCTTTCGGATCGGCCGGCGAACGCTGCATGGCGCTGCCTGTGGTTGTACCGGTGGGCGAAGACACCGCAGACCGTCTGCGCGAGAAAATGATTCCGGCGATGGAAGCGCTTCGGGTCGGCATTTCGACCGACGAGGAAGCCCATTATGGTCCCGTCGTCAATCCGGCGCACAAGCAGCGGGTCGAAAACTGGATCCAGACCGGGGTCGACGAAGGTGCGGAACTGGTTGTCGACGGCCGCGGCTTCTCGCTGCAGGGCCATGAGGACGGCTGCTTCATCGGGCCATCCCTGTTTGACCATGTCAAACCGGAGATGGAAAGCTACAAGGAAGAGATTTTCGGCCCCGTGCTGCAGATCGTCCGCGCCAAGAATTTCGAGGAAGCGCTCGCGCTGCCGAGCCACCATCAATATGGCAATGGCGTCGCGATCTTCACCCGCAACGGCCATGCGGCCCGCGAATTTGCCAGCCGCGTCAATGTCGGCATGGTCGGCATCAACGTACCGATTCCTGTACCGGTCGCCTATCACAGCTTTGGCGGCTGGAAGCGTAGCGCCTTCGGCGACACCAACCAGCACGGCATGGAAGGCGTGAAATTCTGGACCAAGGTCAAGACCATCACCCAGCGCTGGCCCGACGGCACAGCCGACGGCGGCAACAAGGATGCCTTTGTCATTCCGACCATGGGGTAA
- a CDS encoding polysaccharide deacetylase family protein, with amino-acid sequence MLALSPRLALPSVLLAIALFAFWRPDHGASETMALPAPVAMSDKRIAFSFDDAPRGKGAFLEPDERPKLLIEALKTAGIEQAAFFINTGRITPHDNDAADIAAYAAAGHVLANHTANHSKLSSVSVETFLADIDAAEVWLKDKPNYRPWFRFPFLDEGRTNRAKRDAVRTGLKKRGLMNGYVTVDASDWYLENMAISAARAGKIMDWNALRDLFVESYTQSANLSDDLARRTLDRAPVQMILLHETDLSAMFVDDLAAALKADGWTIVTADEAYRDPIAYMEPDVDFADGTRTQMLAAERNIGNRWYERNEQKVAKKLFAERVLRD; translated from the coding sequence TTGCTAGCGCTGTCGCCTCGGCTGGCATTGCCATCGGTCTTGCTGGCGATCGCTCTGTTCGCCTTCTGGCGTCCGGACCATGGTGCAAGCGAGACTATGGCGCTGCCCGCGCCGGTTGCCATGTCCGACAAGCGCATCGCCTTCAGTTTCGACGATGCGCCGCGCGGCAAGGGCGCTTTCTTGGAACCGGACGAGCGCCCGAAGCTTTTGATCGAGGCTCTGAAAACAGCGGGCATCGAACAAGCCGCCTTCTTCATCAACACCGGTCGGATTACCCCCCATGACAATGACGCCGCCGATATCGCGGCTTATGCGGCGGCCGGCCATGTTCTCGCGAACCACACGGCCAATCACAGCAAACTGTCGTCGGTTTCGGTCGAAACATTTCTCGCTGATATTGATGCGGCGGAAGTCTGGCTGAAAGACAAGCCCAATTACCGCCCCTGGTTCCGCTTCCCGTTTCTCGACGAAGGGAGGACAAACCGGGCCAAGCGCGACGCGGTGCGCACCGGTCTGAAAAAGCGCGGGTTGATGAACGGCTATGTGACGGTCGACGCCTCGGACTGGTATCTGGAGAATATGGCGATCTCGGCGGCCAGAGCAGGAAAGATCATGGACTGGAACGCTCTGCGAGACCTCTTCGTCGAATCCTATACGCAATCGGCCAATCTCTCTGATGATCTGGCACGCCGAACGCTGGATCGGGCGCCGGTGCAGATGATATTGCTGCACGAAACCGATCTGTCCGCGATGTTCGTCGATGATCTGGCGGCAGCGCTCAAGGCGGACGGCTGGACGATTGTCACCGCCGACGAGGCCTATCGCGATCCGATCGCCTATATGGAGCCGGATGTCGATTTTGCCGACGGCACCCGCACCCAGATGCTGGCCGCCGAGCGCAATATCGGCAACCGCTGGTATGAGCGCAATGAACAAAAAGTAGCAAAAAAGCTATTTGCCGAGCGGGTCTTGCGCGACTAG
- a CDS encoding acyl-CoA dehydrogenase family protein, which yields MTQFSLTEDQLAIQEMAQKFTADAITPHAAEWDEKHVFPRDTIKQAAELGFGGIYVSEESGGIGLGRLESAIIMEAMAYGCPSTSAFISIHNMAAWMIDTFGAQAVKDKYLPYLVPMEKIASYCLTEAGAGSDAASLKTKAVRDGDDYIVNGSKQFISGGGENEIYVTMTRTSDDGAKGVTCLVIEKDMEGVSFGAQEKKLGWHSQPTAQVNFDNVRVPVENRVGDEGEGFRIAMAGLDGGRLNIGACSLGGAQRCLDEAVAYTKERKQFGKAISDFQNTQFTLADMATDLEASRALLYLAAAKVTEGAPDKTKFAAMAKRLATDNGSKIVNDALQLFGGYGYLQDYPIERFWRDLRVHSILEGTNQVMRMIVSRELLRQ from the coding sequence ATGACCCAATTTTCCCTGACCGAAGACCAGCTTGCCATTCAGGAAATGGCGCAGAAATTCACCGCTGATGCGATAACGCCGCACGCGGCTGAGTGGGATGAAAAGCATGTCTTCCCGCGCGACACGATCAAGCAGGCGGCCGAACTGGGCTTTGGCGGGATCTATGTCTCCGAGGAATCCGGCGGCATCGGGCTTGGGCGGCTGGAATCGGCGATCATCATGGAAGCCATGGCCTATGGCTGCCCCTCGACCAGCGCTTTCATCTCGATCCACAATATGGCAGCCTGGATGATCGATACATTCGGTGCTCAGGCGGTGAAGGACAAATATCTGCCTTATCTGGTGCCGATGGAAAAAATCGCCAGCTACTGCCTGACCGAAGCAGGGGCGGGATCCGACGCGGCCTCGCTGAAGACCAAGGCGGTGCGCGATGGCGATGATTATATCGTCAACGGCTCGAAACAGTTTATCTCCGGCGGCGGCGAGAACGAGATCTATGTCACGATGACGCGCACCTCCGATGACGGCGCAAAAGGCGTGACTTGCCTCGTCATCGAAAAGGACATGGAGGGCGTCAGCTTTGGCGCGCAGGAGAAGAAGCTTGGCTGGCACTCGCAACCCACCGCCCAGGTCAATTTTGACAATGTCCGGGTTCCCGTCGAAAACCGCGTCGGTGATGAGGGCGAGGGCTTTCGCATCGCGATGGCGGGCCTGGATGGCGGACGGCTGAACATCGGCGCCTGTTCGCTCGGTGGCGCCCAGCGCTGTCTTGATGAAGCTGTCGCCTATACCAAGGAGCGCAAGCAATTCGGCAAGGCGATCAGCGATTTCCAGAACACCCAGTTCACCCTCGCCGATATGGCAACCGATCTGGAAGCGTCGCGGGCGCTGCTTTATCTCGCTGCGGCGAAGGTGACCGAAGGCGCGCCGGACAAGACGAAATTCGCGGCCATGGCCAAACGGCTGGCGACGGACAATGGCAGCAAGATTGTTAATGATGCGCTGCAACTTTTTGGCGGCTATGGCTATTTGCAGGACTATCCGATCGAACGCTTCTGGCGCGATCTGCGGGTACACAGTATTTTGGAAGGTACCAACCAGGTTATGCGGATGATCGTTTCGCGTGAACTGCTGCGGCAATAG
- a CDS encoding enoyl-CoA hydratase/isomerase family protein encodes MTEDLIIKKTGRVGHISLNRPKVIHSLNLDMCLGMIDALQAWRDDDEVEAVIIDHSEGRGFCAGGDIAMLRASGMKDGKEGREFFYKEYQLNHLMFEYPKPIVAFMNGITMGGGVGISQPAKYRVATEYTRFAMPETGIGLFPDVGGGWYLSRLVGRLGQFLALTGARLDGAECKEIGLATHYLESDVLEEAKQRISEKPDRIEGILGQLSGNIPEARIAKNLDKIDKFFASDRFEDILAALEADDSEWAAKERDTLGTKSPQTCKVALRQLKEGAAMDSFADEMRNEYRIGYHVLVMHDFLEGVRALIVDKDNDPKWNPATPEEVTDEWIDAIFAPLPANEEWKPL; translated from the coding sequence ATGACAGAAGATCTGATTATCAAGAAAACCGGGCGGGTTGGCCATATCAGCCTGAACCGGCCCAAAGTCATCCACTCGCTTAACCTCGACATGTGTCTGGGAATGATCGACGCGCTGCAGGCATGGCGCGACGATGATGAAGTCGAAGCGGTGATCATCGACCATAGCGAGGGCCGGGGCTTCTGCGCCGGCGGCGACATCGCCATGCTGCGCGCGTCCGGTATGAAGGACGGCAAGGAAGGGCGGGAATTTTTCTACAAGGAATATCAGCTCAACCATCTGATGTTCGAATATCCCAAGCCGATCGTCGCCTTCATGAACGGCATCACCATGGGTGGCGGTGTCGGCATCTCGCAACCGGCGAAATATCGCGTTGCGACCGAATATACGCGTTTTGCCATGCCGGAAACGGGTATCGGACTGTTCCCCGATGTCGGTGGCGGCTGGTATCTGTCGCGGCTCGTCGGACGGCTGGGCCAGTTTCTTGCGCTCACCGGCGCGCGGCTCGACGGCGCCGAGTGCAAGGAAATCGGCCTCGCGACCCATTATCTGGAATCGGACGTGCTGGAAGAGGCCAAGCAGCGGATTTCCGAAAAGCCGGACCGGATCGAGGGTATATTGGGGCAGCTGTCGGGCAATATTCCCGAAGCCCGGATCGCCAAAAACCTCGACAAGATCGACAAGTTTTTCGCCTCCGATAGATTTGAGGACATTTTGGCGGCGCTCGAAGCCGATGACAGCGAATGGGCCGCCAAGGAGCGCGATACGCTCGGCACCAAAAGCCCGCAGACCTGCAAGGTGGCCCTGCGCCAACTCAAGGAAGGCGCGGCGATGGACAGCTTTGCCGACGAAATGCGCAACGAATATCGCATCGGCTATCATGTGCTGGTGATGCATGATTTCCTTGAAGGCGTCCGCGCATTGATTGTCGACAAGGACAATGATCCGAAATGGAATCCGGCGACGCCAGAGGAAGTGACCGACGAGTGGATTGATGCGATTTTCGCGCCCCTGCCTGCCAATGAAGAATGGAAGCCCCTATGA
- a CDS encoding enoyl-CoA hydratase-related protein, protein MTYETILTEKKGAVTLITLNRPKSLNALNSQVLDELIDAFAAFQADETQNCAVLTGSGDKAFAAGADIKEMYDKSAADFYLEDFFAKWTSHIVKATRKPWIAAVNGFALGGGCELAMMADIIIASDKAKFGQPEIKLGVAPGMGGSQRLTRAVGKAKSMDMCLTGRMMDAEEAERSGLVARVVPHDELLDEALKSAAIIASMPPMAIQVNKEMVNAAFENNLEQGLVHERRLFQILTATEDKKEGMAAFIEKREGQWKGR, encoded by the coding sequence ATGACTTACGAAACAATTCTTACCGAGAAAAAGGGTGCCGTCACCCTGATCACGCTCAATCGTCCCAAGTCGCTGAATGCGCTGAACAGCCAGGTGCTGGACGAACTGATCGACGCTTTTGCCGCGTTTCAGGCCGACGAGACGCAAAATTGCGCCGTCCTGACCGGTTCGGGCGACAAGGCTTTTGCCGCCGGTGCCGACATCAAGGAAATGTACGACAAGTCCGCGGCCGATTTCTATCTGGAGGATTTCTTCGCCAAATGGACCAGCCATATCGTAAAAGCGACCCGCAAGCCGTGGATCGCCGCGGTCAACGGTTTCGCTCTGGGTGGTGGCTGTGAACTGGCGATGATGGCGGATATCATCATTGCCAGCGACAAGGCGAAATTCGGCCAGCCGGAAATCAAGCTCGGCGTGGCTCCCGGAATGGGTGGCTCCCAGCGTCTGACCCGCGCGGTCGGCAAAGCCAAATCGATGGACATGTGCCTGACCGGCCGGATGATGGACGCCGAGGAAGCCGAGCGCTCCGGTCTGGTGGCCCGCGTTGTGCCGCATGACGAATTGCTCGACGAGGCGCTCAAGTCCGCTGCGATCATTGCATCGATGCCGCCAATGGCGATTCAGGTGAACAAGGAAATGGTCAATGCGGCGTTCGAGAATAATCTCGAACAGGGCCTGGTCCACGAGCGCCGCCTCTTCCAGATCCTGACCGCCACCGAAGACAAGAAAGAGGGCATGGCTGCCTTTATCGAAAAGCGTGAAGGCCAGTGGAAGGGGCGGTAG
- the mmsB gene encoding 3-hydroxyisobutyrate dehydrogenase, with amino-acid sequence MKIGFIGLGNMGGGMAANLAKAGHEVHAFDLSGEALAKAGESGCHPVSDAAQAVQNMEAVVTMLPAGTHVRKVYEYEIIINANPGTLVIDCSTIDVDSARDVATMAEAKGLVPVDAPVSGGIAAANGGTLTFMVGGSDEGFKRAEPILSDMGKAVIHAGGNGAGQAAKICNNMLLGASMIATCETFKMAEKLGLDLQNFYDISSKASGQNWSMTSYCPVPGVGPQSPADNGYEGGFAAALMLKDLRLAMEAAQSAGADVPMGAEAAKLYEKYAEEQGQGGKDFSGIINMIDKG; translated from the coding sequence ATGAAAATCGGATTTATCGGCCTTGGCAATATGGGCGGCGGCATGGCTGCCAATCTCGCAAAAGCGGGGCATGAGGTCCACGCCTTTGATCTGTCCGGGGAAGCGCTGGCAAAGGCGGGCGAGTCCGGTTGTCATCCGGTCAGCGATGCTGCTCAGGCGGTCCAGAATATGGAAGCCGTCGTGACCATGCTCCCGGCCGGCACCCATGTCCGCAAGGTCTATGAATATGAAATCATCATCAACGCCAATCCCGGCACTTTGGTGATCGATTGCTCCACCATCGACGTCGACAGCGCGCGGGACGTTGCCACGATGGCGGAAGCCAAAGGCCTTGTGCCCGTGGACGCTCCGGTGTCCGGCGGGATCGCAGCGGCCAATGGCGGCACGCTCACCTTCATGGTCGGCGGCAGCGACGAAGGTTTCAAGCGGGCCGAACCGATCCTGTCCGATATGGGCAAGGCGGTGATCCACGCCGGCGGCAATGGTGCCGGACAGGCGGCGAAAATCTGCAACAATATGTTGCTCGGCGCGTCGATGATCGCGACTTGCGAGACGTTCAAGATGGCTGAGAAGCTCGGCCTCGATCTGCAGAATTTCTATGATATTTCTTCCAAGGCTTCAGGTCAAAACTGGTCGATGACCAGCTATTGCCCGGTACCTGGCGTTGGACCGCAGAGCCCGGCCGACAATGGCTATGAAGGTGGCTTCGCGGCTGCGCTGATGCTCAAGGATTTGCGTCTGGCGATGGAAGCGGCACAAAGCGCCGGCGCGGATGTGCCAATGGGCGCAGAAGCCGCGAAACTCTACGAGAAATATGCCGAGGAACAGGGGCAGGGTGGTAAGGATTTCTCGGGCATCATCAATATGATAGACAAAGGCTAA